In a genomic window of Nostoc sp. UHCC 0870:
- the petC gene encoding cytochrome b6-f complex iron-sulfur subunit — MAQFSESMDVPDMGRRQFMNLLTFGTVTGVALGALYPVVNYFIPPAAGGAGGGTTAKDELGNDVSVSKFLDSHNVGDRTLVQGLKGDPTYIVVESKEAITDYGINAICTHLGCVVPWNVAENKFKCPCHGSQYDATGKVVRGPAPRSLALSHAKVEEDKIVLTTWTETDFRTNEEPWWS; from the coding sequence ATGGCTCAATTTTCTGAATCTATGGACGTTCCCGATATGGGGCGACGTCAATTCATGAACCTGCTAACTTTTGGAACTGTCACAGGTGTAGCCCTGGGTGCATTGTATCCCGTTGTCAATTACTTTATTCCACCAGCAGCTGGTGGAGCAGGTGGCGGAACAACAGCAAAAGACGAGCTGGGCAACGATGTTAGCGTCAGCAAATTTCTAGACAGCCATAATGTAGGCGATCGTACCCTAGTTCAAGGACTAAAGGGAGACCCAACTTACATTGTGGTGGAAAGCAAAGAAGCTATTACTGATTACGGCATCAACGCCATTTGTACCCACTTAGGTTGTGTCGTTCCTTGGAATGTGGCAGAAAACAAGTTTAAATGCCCTTGTCACGGTTCTCAATACGATGCCACAGGTAAGGTAGTACGTGGCCCAGCACCACGTTCTTTGGCATTAAGTCACGCCAAAGTGGAAGAAGATAAAATCGTTCTCACCACTTGGACTGAAACTGACTTCCGTACAAACGAAGAACCTTGGTGGTCTTAA
- a CDS encoding DUF3067 family protein: MTGQELHQLLLDKWGHSYDVQFRRTQGKIFLQVMWKYLEQASFPMSEAEYQEHLDSVANYLHALGGAAQVRTFIAQTRDRPRLGKAVSIPLDLGERASEWII; encoded by the coding sequence ATGACAGGACAGGAGTTACACCAACTATTGCTGGATAAATGGGGACATTCATACGATGTTCAGTTCCGGCGCACCCAGGGGAAGATATTTCTGCAAGTCATGTGGAAGTATCTAGAGCAAGCGTCTTTCCCGATGAGTGAGGCAGAATATCAAGAGCATTTAGATAGTGTGGCGAATTATCTTCATGCTTTGGGTGGTGCGGCGCAGGTGCGGACATTTATTGCCCAAACACGCGATCGCCCCCGTCTTGGCAAAGCTGTTAGCATCCCCTTAGATTTGGGTGAACGCGCTTCTGAATGGATTATTTAA
- a CDS encoding BON domain-containing protein, whose protein sequence is MKQLITFIVTGFLLVGAFGCEEAAKNTSETPKTTDKTINSQTKPTTIPAASTETKAKTETQKNSVGKAEVDLKTTVSKKLQAGLPGNKLEVENKDGEIIIKGTATSQEELKKAEKLVKEVKGVKSVTIEAQVKATNKP, encoded by the coding sequence ATGAAACAGCTAATTACCTTCATAGTTACTGGTTTTTTATTAGTTGGTGCTTTTGGCTGTGAAGAGGCTGCTAAAAACACCTCAGAAACGCCTAAAACTACGGATAAAACTATCAACTCTCAGACAAAACCAACTACTATTCCCGCAGCTAGCACAGAAACTAAAGCAAAAACTGAGACTCAGAAAAACTCAGTAGGAAAAGCTGAGGTAGATTTAAAAACCACAGTTAGTAAAAAACTACAGGCTGGCTTACCCGGAAATAAATTAGAAGTGGAAAATAAAGATGGTGAAATCATCATCAAAGGCACAGCTACTTCTCAAGAAGAACTGAAAAAAGCTGAAAAATTAGTTAAAGAAGTTAAAGGTGTCAAAAGTGTCACCATAGAGGCACAAGTCAAAGCTACAAACAAGCCTTAG
- a CDS encoding lipoxygenase family protein: MTTSLPHNSSSASSNPSLEIARQRYKYNYSYIPPMAMVDQLPDGEGFQTRWFLLLVEELKIIFVNTLITNRGNRGSELIRDDVKLFILEAILKGAIPANISVIARLLQIIPQLLLRGFSTDFRELDDLLFSLIKQSGVLILGDSLSRIRKLLDQGKPTGHVKSLEDYKKLFPVIPVPAIADSFQEDEVFAYMRVAGYNPVMIQRVTSLEDNFPVTDAHYQAVMGNDDSLAVAGEEGRLYLLDYAIFKGAINGTFPTAQKYLYAPLALFAVPKGSDPNRLLRPVAIQCGQTPGEDYPIITPKSGKYAWLIAKTIVEIADSNFHEPVTHLARTHLLAGIFAIATHRQLPSSHPLNLLLRPHFEGTLAINDAAQRALIAPFGGVDTLLSSTIDNSRVLTVLGLQSFGFNTAMLPKQLQQRGVDDPQLLPVYPYRDDALLTWDAIRQWVSDYLKLYYTTDQDIQNDAYIQAWAAEVQAHDGGRIADFGEDGGIKTQEYLVDAVTLIIFTASVQHAAVNFPQKDLMGYAPGFPLAGYLPASILKEEVTEQDYLKLLPPLEQAQQQYSLLALLGSVYYNKLGEYPQKHFPDPKVEPLLRSLQSHLEEIEITIKKRNLIRPPYEYLLPSKIPQSINI, translated from the coding sequence ATGACTACTTCATTACCTCATAATTCGAGCAGTGCTTCAAGCAACCCCAGTCTAGAAATAGCTAGACAGCGATATAAATATAACTACAGCTATATTCCACCTATGGCGATGGTGGATCAGCTACCTGACGGGGAAGGATTTCAAACTAGATGGTTTTTGTTGTTAGTTGAAGAGTTAAAGATTATTTTTGTGAATACTTTGATTACCAACCGAGGTAATCGCGGTTCGGAATTGATTCGTGATGATGTCAAACTATTTATCCTGGAAGCTATACTGAAAGGGGCAATACCAGCCAACATCAGCGTTATTGCTAGACTGCTGCAAATTATCCCGCAATTGCTGCTTCGGGGATTTTCTACAGATTTTCGAGAACTGGATGATTTGTTGTTTTCGCTGATTAAACAAAGTGGAGTCTTAATCTTGGGGGATTCCCTGAGTCGAATTAGGAAACTGCTTGATCAAGGAAAACCCACAGGTCACGTTAAAAGTCTTGAAGATTATAAGAAATTATTCCCGGTCATTCCAGTACCAGCGATCGCAGATTCTTTCCAAGAAGACGAAGTGTTTGCTTATATGCGGGTAGCTGGCTACAATCCCGTGATGATTCAGCGAGTCACTAGTCTAGAGGACAACTTCCCTGTCACCGATGCACACTACCAAGCCGTGATGGGAAATGACGATTCCCTCGCAGTTGCAGGAGAGGAAGGCCGACTATACCTTCTAGACTATGCCATTTTTAAAGGTGCTATTAATGGTACATTTCCCACCGCGCAAAAATATCTCTATGCACCTTTAGCACTTTTTGCCGTACCCAAAGGTTCAGACCCCAACCGTCTGTTAAGGCCAGTAGCCATTCAATGCGGTCAAACCCCAGGGGAAGATTACCCAATTATTACCCCTAAATCTGGTAAATATGCTTGGCTCATCGCCAAAACCATTGTTGAGATTGCCGATAGCAACTTTCACGAACCTGTCACCCACCTAGCTAGAACACATCTATTAGCTGGAATTTTTGCGATCGCCACCCATCGTCAATTACCCAGTAGCCACCCCCTCAACTTGCTGCTACGTCCTCATTTTGAGGGGACTTTAGCCATCAACGATGCTGCTCAACGCGCTCTGATTGCTCCTTTTGGTGGGGTTGATACTTTACTCTCATCAACAATTGATAACTCACGCGTGTTAACAGTGCTGGGTTTACAAAGCTTCGGCTTTAACACTGCTATGTTACCCAAACAACTCCAACAGCGTGGTGTGGATGATCCTCAACTCTTACCTGTTTATCCTTACCGAGATGATGCCTTATTAACTTGGGATGCTATTCGTCAATGGGTTTCAGACTACCTGAAGCTTTATTACACGACAGACCAAGATATTCAAAATGACGCATATATTCAGGCTTGGGCGGCGGAAGTGCAAGCTCATGATGGCGGTCGTATAGCCGATTTTGGGGAAGATGGTGGCATCAAAACACAAGAATACTTAGTTGATGCCGTTACTTTAATTATTTTTACCGCCAGTGTGCAACACGCTGCTGTCAACTTTCCCCAAAAAGATTTGATGGGTTACGCCCCAGGCTTCCCATTAGCCGGTTATTTACCAGCCTCAATTCTCAAAGAAGAAGTAACTGAGCAAGATTATCTCAAATTATTGCCACCACTAGAGCAGGCGCAACAGCAGTATAGCCTGTTGGCTTTGTTAGGTTCTGTATATTACAACAAATTGGGTGAATATCCGCAAAAACACTTTCCAGATCCCAAAGTCGAACCCTTATTGCGATCGCTCCAAAGCCATCTCGAAGAAATTGAAATCACCATCAAAAAGCGCAACTTAATTCGCCCACCCTATGAATATCTGCTTCCTTCTAAAATTCCTCAAAGCATAAATATCTAG
- a CDS encoding DNA cytosine methyltransferase — protein sequence MRLSTQHSLLSTKRRPIAVDLFAGAGGMSLGFEQAGFDVLAAVEIDPIHCATHEFNFPFCSVLCKSVEHTSGTEIRQRSQIGNQEIDVVICGSPCQGFSLMGKRVFDDPRNSLVFHFHRLVLELQPKFFVMENVRGITVGEHKQILKILIDEFKACGYQVEENYQILNAAKYGVPQARERLFLLGARQDFQLPNYPQPITQPAKPNHKRCKTSILPISPTVWQAIGDLPEVENYSELLHQDWVIAEYGKPSNYAKMLRGIRRVRDDYSGDRQFDSHILSSSLRTKHSLTTMQRFQDTPQGEREPISRFHKLHPAGVCNTLRAGTDKYKGSFTSPRPIHPLTPRCITVREAARLHSYPDWFRFHITKWHGFRQVGNSVPPLLAKAVAKEIILSLNISPVKPRIKYKLGTETLLQLNISQAAQHYYAEKD from the coding sequence ATGAGACTCAGCACTCAGCACTCGCTACTCAGCACTAAAAGAAGACCGATCGCCGTAGATTTGTTTGCGGGTGCTGGTGGTATGAGTTTGGGTTTTGAGCAGGCTGGTTTTGATGTGTTGGCGGCGGTGGAAATTGACCCGATTCACTGTGCTACCCATGAGTTTAATTTTCCTTTCTGCTCGGTTTTGTGTAAAAGTGTTGAGCATACATCAGGGACAGAAATTCGCCAGCGATCGCAAATTGGTAATCAAGAAATCGATGTGGTAATTTGTGGTTCACCCTGTCAAGGTTTTTCTCTCATGGGTAAACGGGTGTTCGATGATCCGCGTAATTCCTTAGTTTTTCACTTTCATCGGTTGGTTTTAGAGTTACAACCTAAGTTTTTTGTAATGGAAAATGTCCGGGGAATTACAGTTGGTGAACACAAACAAATCCTCAAAATATTAATTGATGAATTTAAAGCTTGTGGTTATCAAGTAGAGGAAAATTATCAAATTCTCAATGCTGCTAAATACGGTGTACCCCAAGCACGCGAAAGATTATTTCTTCTCGGTGCTAGGCAAGATTTCCAGTTACCGAACTATCCCCAGCCAATTACCCAACCAGCCAAGCCGAATCATAAGCGGTGTAAAACTTCAATACTGCCAATTTCCCCCACGGTTTGGCAAGCAATTGGAGATTTACCAGAGGTAGAAAATTATTCAGAGTTATTACATCAAGATTGGGTAATAGCAGAGTATGGTAAGCCTAGTAATTACGCTAAGATGCTCCGTGGTATCAGGAGGGTGAGAGATGATTATTCTGGCGATCGCCAATTTGATTCCCATATTCTTTCTTCCAGCCTGAGAACCAAGCATTCATTAACGACTATGCAACGTTTTCAAGATACTCCCCAGGGAGAAAGAGAACCTATTAGCAGATTTCATAAGTTACATCCGGCTGGTGTTTGCAATACTTTAAGAGCCGGCACAGATAAATACAAGGGTTCTTTTACCTCCCCTAGACCAATTCATCCACTGACCCCACGATGTATCACAGTCAGGGAAGCTGCACGCCTGCATTCTTACCCCGACTGGTTTAGATTCCACATCACCAAATGGCACGGATTTCGCCAAGTGGGTAATTCTGTACCACCCTTACTAGCCAAGGCGGTAGCCAAAGAAATTATTCTTAGTTTGAATATATCGCCTGTTAAACCCCGTATTAAGTATAAGTTGGGAACAGAAACACTATTACAACTAAATATCTCCCAAGCAGCACAACATTATTACGCTGAAAAGGATTAG
- the lpxB gene encoding lipid-A-disaccharide synthase yields the protein MRIFISTGEVSGDLQGSLLIAAMKRQAMAAGLELEIVALGGDKMAEAGAKILGNTSGIGSMGILESLPYVLPTLMVQRRAIAYLKQYPPDLVVLIDYMGPNLGIGTYMQKHLPDVPVAYYIAPQEWVWSMSLQNTNRIVRFTDKLLAIFPEEARYFRQNGANVTWVGHPLIDRMQNAPSRDEARANLGIDSEQIAIALLPASRRQELKYLLPVIFEAAQTIQTKLPEVHFWIPLSLEVYRQPIEEAVQRYGLRATVISGQQKEVFAAADFAITKSGTVNLELALLNVPQVVVYRLNPVTAWIARKILRGSIPFASPPNLVVMKPIVPELLQEEATPENITQASIELLLNSERRQQTLADYQQMRQYLGEVGVCDRAAQEILQMLREC from the coding sequence ATGCGGATATTTATCAGCACTGGTGAAGTGTCTGGCGATTTGCAAGGATCGCTGTTGATTGCGGCGATGAAGCGTCAAGCTATGGCTGCTGGGTTGGAATTAGAGATTGTGGCCTTGGGTGGCGACAAGATGGCTGAAGCTGGGGCGAAGATTTTGGGGAATACCAGTGGTATTGGTTCAATGGGTATCCTGGAATCTTTGCCTTATGTGCTGCCAACTCTGATGGTACAGCGTCGCGCGATCGCCTACTTAAAACAATATCCCCCAGATTTAGTAGTGCTGATTGACTACATGGGGCCAAATCTTGGCATCGGTACTTATATGCAAAAGCATTTACCAGATGTGCCTGTGGCGTACTACATTGCGCCCCAAGAGTGGGTATGGTCGATGAGTTTGCAGAATACTAACCGCATTGTCAGGTTTACAGATAAGTTATTGGCAATTTTCCCGGAAGAAGCCCGCTATTTTCGCCAAAATGGGGCGAATGTCACTTGGGTAGGACATCCCCTAATTGATAGGATGCAAAACGCTCCTAGCCGTGACGAAGCCCGTGCTAATTTGGGAATTGATTCTGAGCAGATAGCGATCGCACTCCTCCCGGCTTCCCGACGGCAAGAATTAAAATATTTACTACCAGTAATTTTTGAAGCTGCCCAAACCATCCAAACCAAATTACCAGAAGTTCATTTTTGGATTCCTCTGTCACTGGAAGTTTACAGACAGCCAATAGAGGAAGCAGTCCAGCGTTATGGTTTGCGGGCTACAGTCATATCAGGTCAACAAAAGGAAGTTTTTGCGGCGGCAGATTTCGCCATCACCAAATCCGGTACAGTTAACTTAGAACTAGCTTTATTAAATGTGCCGCAGGTGGTAGTTTATCGCCTAAATCCCGTCACAGCCTGGATTGCCAGAAAAATTCTCAGAGGTTCTATCCCCTTTGCGTCGCCACCTAATTTGGTAGTAATGAAACCAATTGTGCCGGAGTTGTTGCAAGAAGAAGCAACCCCAGAGAATATTACGCAAGCATCAATAGAATTATTGCTCAATTCTGAACGGCGACAGCAAACTTTGGCAGACTATCAACAAATGCGCCAGTATTTAGGAGAAGTAGGAGTATGCGATCGCGCGGCTCAAGAAATTCTGCAAATGCTAAGAGAGTGCTGA
- the lpxA gene encoding acyl-ACP--UDP-N-acetylglucosamine O-acyltransferase — protein MKTLIHPTAVIHPNSELHPTVQVGAYAVIGANVKVGADTIIGAHAVLEGPCEIGVGNQIFTGAAIGMEPQDLKFVGEPTWVRIGDRNLIREYVTINRATGAGEATIIGNNNLLMAYVHVAHNCVIEDSVVIANSVALAGHVHIESRARLSGVLGVHQFVRIGRHAMVGGMARIDRDVPPYMLVEGNPAKIRTLNLIGLKRSGFDSNELQLLKKAFRILYRSKLSFKEALEQLEFLGDTETLQNLRRFLLLSQMPGRRGLIPGRGKIGRSDES, from the coding sequence TTGAAAACGCTTATTCATCCAACTGCTGTAATTCATCCAAATTCGGAACTACACCCAACGGTGCAAGTCGGTGCTTATGCTGTGATTGGAGCAAACGTCAAAGTTGGTGCTGATACTATTATTGGCGCACACGCAGTGCTAGAAGGCCCTTGTGAAATTGGGGTGGGAAATCAGATTTTTACCGGTGCAGCTATCGGTATGGAACCCCAGGATCTGAAATTTGTGGGCGAACCCACTTGGGTCAGAATTGGCGATCGCAATTTGATTCGTGAATACGTCACCATTAACCGCGCCACCGGGGCGGGAGAAGCAACGATAATTGGTAATAACAACCTACTGATGGCTTATGTCCACGTAGCTCATAACTGTGTTATTGAAGACTCTGTAGTCATTGCTAACTCCGTCGCCTTAGCTGGTCACGTCCATATAGAATCACGCGCCCGACTCAGTGGTGTTTTAGGTGTACATCAATTTGTACGTATCGGTAGACACGCAATGGTAGGAGGAATGGCACGCATTGACCGCGATGTGCCGCCTTATATGTTAGTAGAGGGCAATCCCGCCAAAATCAGAACCCTCAACCTGATAGGACTCAAACGTTCTGGGTTTGATAGCAACGAGTTACAACTTCTGAAAAAAGCCTTCCGCATTCTTTACCGTTCTAAGTTGAGCTTTAAAGAAGCCTTGGAACAATTAGAATTTTTGGGCGATACCGAAACCCTGCAAAATCTCCGCCGCTTTCTGTTACTGTCACAAATGCCAGGGAGACGGGGTTTGATTCCCGGTAGAGGTAAGATAGGCAGGAGTGATGAGTCTTAG
- the fabZ gene encoding 3-hydroxyacyl-ACP dehydratase FabZ translates to MSIVSEVNSPASHDETAPEIKTTLTSEEIQKLLPHRYPFLLVDKIIDYVPGKRAVGIKNVTINEPQFQGHFPGRPLMPGVLIVEAMAQVGGIVLTQLPEVEGGLFVFAGIDKVRFRRQVVPGDQLVMTVELLWIKQRRFGKMQARAEVDGQLAAEGELMFSLVS, encoded by the coding sequence ATGTCAATCGTGTCTGAAGTAAATAGTCCCGCATCTCATGATGAGACTGCACCTGAGATCAAAACAACTCTTACCTCTGAAGAAATTCAGAAATTGCTACCCCACCGCTACCCATTTTTACTTGTAGATAAAATTATTGACTACGTACCAGGTAAACGAGCCGTAGGTATTAAGAACGTTACTATCAACGAACCACAGTTTCAAGGACACTTCCCAGGTAGACCACTGATGCCAGGTGTGCTAATTGTAGAAGCAATGGCTCAAGTGGGTGGTATTGTTTTGACACAATTACCAGAGGTAGAAGGAGGACTGTTTGTTTTTGCTGGTATAGATAAAGTCCGCTTTCGTCGTCAAGTAGTACCAGGAGATCAACTGGTAATGACGGTGGAACTGTTATGGATCAAACAACGTCGTTTCGGTAAAATGCAGGCACGTGCAGAGGTTGACGGACAACTTGCTGCTGAAGGCGAATTAATGTTTTCTTTGGTTAGCTAA
- the lpxC gene encoding UDP-3-O-acyl-N-acetylglucosamine deacetylase, translating to MLEHTLAAAITQTGIGLHSGISTKVRVLPADVGSGRYFVRVDLPDLPIIPAQVAAVNHTVLSTQLGKGEASIRTVEHLLAALAGMGVDNARIEINGSEVPLLDGSAQIWAKSIAEVGLTSQTVPVTQQKDPLTIQEPIWIYQDDAFVAAIPAAETRFSYGIDFDLPAIGNQWHSWSVATDVEKSTFSFSEEIAPARTFGLAHQIEHLQKSGLIKGGSLDNALVCGTDGWVNPPLRFANEPVRHKILDLVGDLSLLGYFPRAHFLAYKASHNLHIQLAQRILALI from the coding sequence ATGCTAGAACACACTCTAGCGGCGGCAATTACCCAAACTGGGATAGGACTACATAGCGGTATCAGTACCAAAGTGCGGGTACTACCGGCAGACGTGGGAAGCGGACGGTATTTTGTGCGGGTGGATTTGCCGGATTTGCCAATTATCCCAGCCCAAGTAGCAGCCGTTAATCACACTGTCCTCTCGACTCAGTTGGGTAAAGGTGAAGCATCCATTCGCACAGTAGAACATTTATTAGCGGCTTTGGCGGGGATGGGTGTAGATAATGCCCGCATTGAAATTAATGGGTCAGAAGTACCACTTTTGGATGGTTCGGCTCAAATTTGGGCAAAAAGTATAGCTGAAGTTGGTTTGACATCACAAACAGTTCCAGTTACTCAGCAAAAAGACCCTTTAACCATTCAAGAACCCATCTGGATTTACCAAGACGATGCTTTTGTTGCTGCTATCCCCGCAGCAGAAACCCGCTTTAGTTACGGTATTGATTTTGATTTACCTGCAATTGGTAATCAATGGCACAGTTGGTCTGTGGCTACTGACGTAGAAAAATCTACATTTAGCTTTAGTGAAGAAATTGCGCCGGCGCGGACTTTTGGATTAGCGCATCAAATTGAACATTTACAAAAATCTGGGTTAATCAAAGGTGGTAGCTTGGATAATGCGCTAGTTTGTGGGACTGATGGCTGGGTAAATCCACCATTAAGATTTGCAAATGAGCCAGTCCGTCATAAAATCTTGGATTTAGTAGGGGATTTGAGTTTATTGGGATATTTTCCCCGCGCTCACTTTTTAGCGTACAAAGCCAGTCATAATTTACATATTCAGCTGGCACAAAGAATTTTAGCTCTCATCTAA
- a CDS encoding BamA/TamA family outer membrane protein, producing the protein MRLSPVLVAAVAITAPLSGSLSANAQTPNNVEQTAEVFPTETNQQPEQGEISLEQQPNFQEVKALTEIPAPEISASAALSSVNKSTKSAITATKEVIVPTLEVATEVSTTANPTLFPTIQLSSVDKTPPDDVVTIDSKLKKSTKKSPVVISASPSTAVTTTKEVASQRGTAKQLVQAPETTPTAPSIEPATPAPEPSNTPPAQENLNTPNNTPETTEPRVLVSEVLVKAQTGQLTPELEAQVYNVIRTQPGRTTTRAQLQEDINAIFGTGLFSNVQAAPEDTPLGVRVSFVVQPNPVLTKVEIQANPGTQIPSVLPPATTDEIFRDQYGKILNLRDLQEGIKQLTKRYQDQGYVLANVIGAPQVSESGVVTLQVAEGVVQNIKVRFRNKEGQETDEKGQPIRGRTREYVITRELELKPGQVFNRNIVQKDLQRVFGTGLFEDVNVSLDPGTDPSQVDVVVNVVERSSGSIAAGAGISSASGLFGTVSYQQQNLGGRNQKLGAEVQVGQRELLFDLRFTDPWIAGDPYRTSYTTNIFRRRSISLIFDGADSDIRTFNPNNNEDQDRPRVTRLGGGVTFTRPLSANPYERSEWTASAGLQYQRVSTRDADGNLRKFGAVFDDAGNKTSEDVPLSFSGTGEDDLLLLQLGAQRDRRNNALQPTGGSFLRVGVDQSVPVGSGNIFLTRLRGSYSQYLPVKFTGFTKGPETLAFNIQGGTVFGDLPPYEAFTLGGSNSVRGYEEGTLSSGRSYVQATVEYRFPVFSVVSGALFFDVGSDLGTTTRPAEVLNKNGTGYGYGLGVRVQSPLGPIRIDYGINDDGDSRINFGIGERF; encoded by the coding sequence ATGCGTTTATCTCCAGTATTGGTGGCAGCTGTAGCAATTACAGCACCCTTAAGTGGCTCTTTGAGTGCAAATGCACAAACTCCTAACAACGTAGAGCAGACGGCAGAAGTTTTTCCCACTGAGACTAATCAGCAGCCAGAACAGGGTGAAATTTCACTAGAACAGCAGCCCAACTTCCAGGAAGTTAAGGCACTGACAGAAATTCCCGCCCCTGAAATTTCTGCCTCTGCGGCTTTATCATCTGTTAATAAATCAACAAAGTCCGCAATAACAGCAACAAAAGAGGTCATTGTACCTACTTTAGAAGTAGCAACAGAAGTATCCACAACCGCAAACCCTACTTTATTTCCCACTATTCAGCTTTCATCTGTTGACAAAACCCCACCAGATGATGTTGTTACCATAGATTCAAAGCTGAAGAAATCAACAAAGAAATCCCCTGTTGTGATTTCTGCATCTCCATCAACAGCAGTAACCACCACGAAAGAAGTAGCGAGCCAGAGGGGAACTGCAAAGCAACTGGTACAAGCACCAGAAACTACTCCTACCGCGCCCAGCATTGAGCCAGCAACACCAGCACCAGAGCCTAGTAATACTCCCCCCGCTCAAGAGAATTTAAACACCCCCAACAACACGCCAGAAACGACTGAACCCCGTGTGTTGGTATCAGAGGTACTAGTCAAAGCTCAAACAGGGCAACTCACCCCAGAATTAGAAGCCCAAGTTTATAACGTTATTCGTACCCAACCAGGACGAACAACAACCCGCGCCCAACTGCAAGAAGATATTAACGCTATCTTTGGCACTGGTTTATTTTCCAACGTCCAAGCAGCACCAGAAGACACACCCCTAGGTGTTAGAGTCAGCTTTGTTGTCCAACCCAACCCTGTCTTAACCAAGGTAGAAATACAAGCGAATCCCGGTACTCAAATTCCCTCCGTCCTTCCGCCTGCTACTACCGATGAAATCTTCCGTGACCAGTATGGCAAAATCCTCAACTTGCGGGACTTACAAGAAGGCATCAAGCAATTAACCAAACGGTATCAAGACCAAGGTTACGTCCTAGCCAATGTCATTGGTGCGCCACAAGTATCAGAAAGTGGAGTTGTCACCCTCCAAGTAGCAGAAGGGGTAGTACAGAACATTAAAGTCCGCTTCCGTAACAAAGAAGGTCAAGAAACCGACGAGAAAGGACAACCAATTCGGGGTCGCACACGGGAATATGTGATTACGCGGGAACTGGAGCTAAAGCCAGGACAAGTATTTAACCGCAATATTGTCCAGAAAGACTTACAACGGGTATTTGGGACAGGACTATTTGAAGATGTTAACGTCTCCCTTGACCCTGGTACTGATCCCAGCCAAGTAGATGTAGTCGTGAACGTCGTTGAGCGCAGTAGCGGTTCTATTGCAGCTGGGGCTGGTATTAGTTCTGCCAGTGGACTTTTCGGTACAGTTAGCTATCAGCAGCAGAACCTGGGTGGTAGAAACCAGAAACTAGGGGCAGAAGTTCAGGTAGGTCAACGGGAGTTGCTGTTTGATCTCCGCTTCACAGACCCTTGGATTGCCGGCGATCCTTATCGGACTTCCTATACAACCAATATTTTCCGCCGTCGTTCCATTTCGTTGATTTTTGATGGTGCAGACAGCGATATTAGAACATTTAATCCCAATAATAACGAAGACCAAGACCGCCCCCGTGTTACCCGTTTAGGTGGTGGTGTTACCTTTACTCGTCCCCTATCCGCTAACCCTTACGAAAGGTCAGAATGGACTGCTTCAGCTGGGTTACAGTATCAACGAGTTTCTACCCGCGATGCTGACGGGAACTTAAGAAAATTTGGGGCAGTATTTGATGATGCTGGAAACAAAACCAGTGAAGATGTTCCCCTCAGCTTTTCTGGCACAGGTGAAGATGATTTATTGTTACTGCAATTAGGAGCGCAGCGCGATCGCCGTAACAATGCTTTACAACCAACAGGCGGTTCTTTCCTGCGTGTTGGGGTAGACCAATCAGTACCTGTTGGCTCAGGTAATATCTTCCTTACCAGACTCCGGGGTAGCTACAGCCAATATTTACCAGTAAAATTTACTGGCTTTACAAAAGGCCCAGAAACCCTAGCGTTTAACATCCAAGGTGGTACAGTCTTTGGTGATTTACCTCCCTATGAAGCCTTTACCCTTGGTGGTAGTAACTCCGTTCGGGGTTATGAAGAAGGTACATTAAGCAGTGGACGCAGCTATGTACAAGCAACAGTAGAATATCGCTTTCCTGTCTTCTCAGTTGTCAGTGGTGCATTATTCTTTGATGTAGGTAGCGACTTAGGCACTACCACCAGACCAGCTGAGGTATTGAATAAAAATGGTACTGGCTACGGCTATGGTCTGGGTGTGCGCGTACAATCACCCCTAGGGCCAATTCGGATTGACTACGGTATCAACGATGACGGTGATAGCCGGATTAATTTTGGCATTGGCGAAAGATTTTAG